The DNA segment TCCCAGAGCGTGGTGGGGCAGGCCAGGGGCTCCGGCTGGGGCAGGCCGCGCTCGGCCAGGGTGGCGGCCATCTTCTCGCCGATGCGGCCGGGCTGGCTGATGCCGGTCAGGTCGCCTTTCACGTCGGCCATGAACACCGGCACGCCGATGCGGGAAAACCCCTCGGCCAGGGTCTGCAGGGTGACCGTCTTGCCGGTGCCGGTGGCCCCCGTGATGAGCCCGTGGCGGTTGGCCAGCGCGGGCAGCAGGTGGCATTCGGCAGTGTCGTGCTTCGCAATCAGGATCGGTTCGGCCATGGCTGGGGAGAGTCAAAAGTAAAATCGCGGCAATCGCTCGGGAACCTCTGGACGAATCGAGCGGAAAGTGTGCGCTGTGGATCGGGATGGGCTGCAAGGCGCACACCGGAGCAATAGCCCGGCTATTGCGAGGATTTGCAACGCCGCAGACCGCCCGATCCGCAGATGCACACGGCGCGGTGATTCGTGCAGAGGTTCCCTAGATTAATCGATAGACACAACAGCAAGGACTCCCTGTGGCAGGACACAGCAAATGGGCCAATATCCAGCACCGCAAGGGGCGGCAGGATGAAAAGCGCGGCAAGATCTGGACCCGGATCATTCGCGAGATCACCGTCGCCGCGCGCGCCGGCGGGGGCGACGTCTCCGCCAACCCGCGCCTGCGGCTGGCCATCGACAAGGCCAAGGCCGCCAACATGCCGGCCGACCGCATCAAGTACAACATCGACAAGGCCACCGGCAATGCCGAAGGCCTGACCTACGAGGAAATCCGCTACGAGGGCTACGGCATCGGCGGCGCGGCCATCATCGTGGACACGATGACCGACAACCGCGTGCGCACCGTGGCCGAGGTGCGCCACGCGTTCAGCAAGTACGGCGGCAACATGGGCACGGAAGGCTCGGTGGCCTTCCAGTTCAAGCACGTGGGCCAGCTCATCTTCGCCCCCGGCACGAGCGAGGACAAGGTCATGGAAGTGGCCCTGGAGGCCGGCGCCGAAGACGTGGTGACGGACGAGGACGGCGCCATCGAGGTGCTCACCGCGCCCGGCGACTTCGAGGCCGTGAAGAACGCCCTGGAGGCCGCGGGCCTGACGCCCGACGCCGCCGACGTGACCATGCGCCCCGACGTCACCATCGACCTGGCCGGCGAGGACGCCGAGCGCATGCAGAAGCTCCTGGACGTGATCGAAGACCTCGACGACGTGCAGGAGGTCTACCACAACGCCGCGCTCTGAAGGGCGACGCACCCGGACACCCCATGAAAGTTCTTGTCATCGGAGGCGGCGGCCGTGAACACGCAATGGCCTGGAAACTCTCGCAGTCTCCCAAGGTCACCAAGGTCTACGTGGCCCCCGGCAACGGCGGCACCGCCCTCAACTCCAAGCTCGAAAACATTCCCGTGACCGACGTGCGCGCGCTGCGTGCCTGGGCGCAGGAGCAGAAGATCCAGCTCACCGTGGTCGGCCCCGAGGCACCCCTGGCCGCCGGCGTGGTGGACGAGTTCCGCGCGCACGGCCTGCGCATCTTCGGCCCCACCAAGGCCGCTGCGCAGCTGGAAAGCTCCAAGGCGTTCTCCAAGGCCTTCATGCGCCGCCACGGCATCCCCACGGCCGACTACGACACCTTCACCGATCCGGCGCTGGCCCATGCCTTCATCGACCGCCTGGGCGCGCCCATCGTGGTCAAGGCCGACGGCCTGGCTGCCGGCAAGGGCGTGGTCGTGGCGATGACCGCGCAGGAGGCCCACGACGCGGTGGACTTCATGCTCGTGGACAACAAGTACGGCGTGAGCCACAACGAGGGCGGTGCGCGCGTGGTGATCGAGCAGTTCCTCGAAGGCGAGGAAGCGAGCTTCATCGTGCTGTGCGACGGCAAGAACGTCGCCGCGCTGGCCACGAGCCAGGACCACAAGCGCCTGAAGGATGGCGACCAGGGCCCGAACACGGGCGGCATGGGCGCGTATTCGCCCGCGCCGGTGGTCACGGCCGACGTGCATGCGCGCGCCATGCGCGAGATCATCCTGCCCACCATCCGCGGCATGGAAAAGGACGGCATCCCCTACACGGGCTTCCTGTACGCCGGCCTGATGATCGACGCCAAGGGCCATCCCAAGACGCTGGAGTTCAACTGCCGCATGGGCGACCCCGAGACCCAGCCCATCCTCATGCGCCTCAAGAGCGACCTGGTGGATGTGCTGGGCGCCGGCGTGGACGGCAAGCTCGACCAGGTCGAGCTGCAGTGGGACCGCCGCCCCGCGCTGGGCGTGGTCATGGCCGCCCACGGCTACCCGGAAAGCCCCCGCAAGGGCGACGCCATCACCGGCCTGCCGGCGGACGCGGACGACGCCATGGTGTTCCATGCCGGCACCGAGCTGCAGGACGGCGTGGTGCGCACGACGGGCGGCCGCGTGCTCTGCGTGACGGCGCTGGCCGACAGCGTGAAGCTGGCGCAGCAGCGCGTCTACGACGTGGCGCGCGGCATCCACTTCGACGGCGCGCAGTACCGCCGCGACATCGGCCACCGGGCGGTGAAGAGCTGATGGCCACGGCATCCGGACCGGGGCGCGTCCCGGGCGCTTCCGCCCCGCCGCCGGACGCGGCCGAGCGCGTGCGCGCCTACCTGGTGGACCTGCAGTCGCGCATCACCAACGCCATCGAGAGCGTCGAGGGGCAGGGCGGTGCGCGCTTCCTCTCCGACGCCTGGAGCAAGGCCCCGGGCGAGCCGCTGCAGGGCGACGGCATCACCCGCATCCTCGAGGGCGGGCGCGTGTTCGAGCGCGCCGGCTGCGGTTTCTCGCACGTGCGCGGAGCTGCGCTGCCGCCCTCGGCCACACAGCACCGGCCCGAGCTGGCCGGCGCGCCGTTCGAGGCCATGGGCGTGTCGCTGGTGTTCCACCCGATCAATCCCTACGTGCCCACCGTGCACATGAACGTGCGCATGATCGCCGCGGCGCGCGACGGGCAGCCGCCCGTGTGCTGGTTCGGCGGCGGCATGGACCTCACGCCCTATTACGGCTTCGAGGAAGACGCGGTGCACTTCCACCGCAGCTGCCGCGACGCGGTCTATCCGTTTGGCGAAGGGCTCTACCTGCGCTTCAAGCGCTGGTGCGACGAATACTTCTACCTCAAGCACCGCGACGAGCAACGGGGCATCGGCGGCATCTTCTTCGACGACTTCTCCGAGTTGGGCTTCGACCGCAGCCTCGCGATGATGCAGTCGGTGGGCGATGCCTTCCTGGGCGCCTACCTGCCGATCGTGCAGCGGCGCCAGGGCATCTACTTCGGCGACCGCGAGCGTTCCTTCCAGTGCTACCGGCGCGGCCGCTACGTCGAGTTCAACCTCGTCTGGGACCGCGGCACGCATTTCGGGCTGCAGTCCGGCGGACGCACCGAGTCGATCCTGCTCTCCATGCCCCCCCTGGCGGGCTGGGCCTACCAGCGGCAGGACGCCCCGGGGACGCCCGAAGCCGAGCTCACGCGGCGCTTCCTCGTGCGGCGCGACTGGCTGTGAGCCGCCGCCACATGCCCCCGCGGAGGGCGCAAAGCTATAATTTCAATAGCTGCCTGCGTCCGCCTCGCCCAGGCAACCGGCAGGAAACACCCTCCAACCCCGCTGCGGTGGCGCATCCCGTTGCTGCAGCGCTCCATTGGCTCCCGCGCGGGTTGCGCGCTATATTGCCTCTCACCCCCAACACTTCCCGTCCCTGATGACCACCTCCACCCGTTCGGAATCCGCCGCCAAGAAGGACGTCACGAAACTCCAGCGCGCCATCGTCGATGGCCTGGAGGACGTCAAGGCGCAAGACATCCAGGTGTTCAACACCGAGAAGCTGTCGCCGCTCTTCGAGCGGGTCATCGTGGCGTCGGGCACGTCCAACCGGCAGACCAAGGCCCTGGCCGCCAGCGTGCGCGACGCCGTGCGCGAAGCGGGCTTCCCCAAGCCGCGCACCGAGGGCGAGGACAACGGCGAGTGGATCATCGTGGACTGCGGCGCCGCCGTGGCCCACATCATGCAGCCGGCCATCCGCCAGTACTACCGCCTGGAGGAGATCTGGGGCGAGACGCCGGTGCGCCTGAAGCTGGGCGCCGCCAAGCCCGTGAAGGCCGCCGAATCCAGCGATGCCGCCCCTGCGAAGAAGAAGGCCGCGCCGCGCAAGAAGGCGACCGAGGCCGAAGCGGAAGTGCCGGCACGCAAGCCGGGCCGCAGCAAGGCCGCTGCCGCTGCCCCCGCTCCGGCTCCCGCGAGGAAGGCGGCCGGCAAGGCCGCGCCCGTGAAGGCCGCGGCTGCGAAGAACCCGGCGAAAGCCCCGGCCAAGGCCCCCGCAAAGACCACGGCCAGGACCGCTGCCGGCAAGTCGCCCGCAGCCAAGTCGGCCGCACCGAAGGTGAAGACGGTGGTGGTGAAGCCGGTGGCCCGCAAGCCCGCGGCCAAGTCCGCCGCTGCGAAGAAAGCGCCTTCGGCCCGTCCCGCCGCACCGCGTGCGGCTGCCGCCAGGAAGGCCCCGGCCCGCAAGAAGGCCGGCTGAGTGAACCGTCAGGCAGGTGTGCCGCCGAAAGCCTGGTGCGTGAACCGGGCCCCGGCGGAACATCCGCGGAGCATTGATCGATGAAGCTGCTCATCGTGGCCGTGGGCCAGCGCGTGCCCGACTGGGCGCAGACTGCCTACGACGACTATGCCAAGCGGTTCCCGCCCGAGCTGAAGGTCGAACTCAAGGCCGTCAAGACCGAGCCGCGCGGCTCCAAGACGCTGGAAACCCTCTACGCCGCCGAGCGCGAGCGCATCGAGGCCGCCATCCCGCGCGGCACCCGTATCGTGGCGCTCGACGAGCGCGGCACCTCGCTCACCACCAAGGCCCTGGCCGCCCGCCTCAAGGATTGGCAACTGGGCGGTGACGACGTGGCGCTGGTCATCGGCGGCCCGGACGGGCTCGACCCGGCCTTCCGCCAAGCCGCGCACGAGCGCATCCGCCTCTCGGACCTCACGCTGCCGCACGCGATGGTGCGGGTGCTGCTGATCGAGCAGCTCTACCGCGCATGGTCCGTGAACGCGGGCCATCCCTACCACCGGGAGTAGCCTCCGCGCAGCGGCGCCAGACCTGCATCGCGTGCGTCTGTCCGCCGCAGGTTTCGCCGCCGGGCAGGTCGCCCTGCAGGACGAAGCTCGCATGCCGCAGCAGCGCCAGGGAGGCGGCATTGTCCGCATGCACGTGCGCATCCAGGTGCCGCAGCCCGAAGCCCTGGAAGCAACCGCGCAGCAGCGCCTCCAGCGCCTCGCGCATGAAACCGTGCCGCTGGTGGGTGCGGGCGATCTCGTAGCCGACCTGCGCCGTCCGCTCCACCGGGTCCCAGCCCTTGAGCTGGCAAAGCCCGATCAGGCCCGGCACATCGCGCCGCTCGATCGCCCAGCAGATGTCGGGCACCGGCTTGCGGCCGACCATCACCATCCACGCAGCGAACACCTCGGCGGCCTCCAGGTCGGCCAGCGGCGCATAGCCGATCCAGGTGCCCGGCGCGCGGGCATCGCTCATCGCTAGCAGGGCAGGGGCGTCCTCCAGGACGACGGGGCGCAGGCGCAGGCGCTCGGTGTGGAAGCTGGGAAGACCATCGGACATGCCGGCATCTTCGTGCCGGCCGGCGGCGTGCCCGCGCGGCCATCCGATGCCATGCACCGCCGCGCGAAGCGGCTCCGGCATCCGCTATCCTGCCGCCGTGAACCCGAACCCATCTTCCCCTTCCCCAGACACCTCTGCCACGCAGGCCACCGCGCCGTCCTTCGTGTACTTGGCCTCGCAGAGCCCGCGCCGCCGCCAGTTGCTCGACCAGATCGGCGTGCGGCACGTGCTGCTGCTGCCCAATGCCGATGGCGATGCCGTCGTGGAAGACGCCGAGGCCATCGAGGCGCCCCGGCCCGGCGAGGCGCCCGCGCGCTACGTGCAGCGCGTGACCGGCCTCAAGCTGGATGCGGCCGTAGCGCGGCATGCGCGGCGCGGCCTGGAGCCCGCGCCCATCCTGTGCTCCGACACCACCGTGGCCCTGGGCCGCGACATCCTCGGCAAGCCCGACGACGAGGCGCATGCACGGCAGATGCTCGCCCGCCTGTCCGGCAGCACCCACCGCGTGCTCACCGCCGTGGCCGTGCAGGTGCCGGGCGGCGCGCGCCACGCGGCGCTGTCGGTCTCGCAGGTGCGCTTCGCGCCGATGACCACGGAGCAGATCGCGGCCTATGCCGCCAGTGGTGATCCGCTGGGCAAGGCCGGTGCGTATGGCATCCAGGGCCCGGCGGCCCGCTACGTGGAGCGCATCGCGGGCAGCTACACCGGCATCATGGGCCTGCCGCTGTTCGAGACGGCGCAGCTGCTGCGGCAGGCCGGCCTGCCCGGCTGAGGGCGTGAATCCCGCTCCCGGCGCACAGGGGGCCGTTGAGGCATCATCGGTTCCCGAGCACCCCCTCCCATCCCGCCCGCCCTCGACCTGCGCCGCCCGCCATGCAACAAGACATCCTCATCAATTGGTCCCCCCAGGAAACCCGCGTCGCCGTGGTCGAACACGGCGCCGTGCAGGAACTGCACGTGGAGCGCACGCTGGAGCAGGGCTTGGTGGGCAATGTCTACCTGGGCAAGGTCTCGCGCGTGCTGCCGGGCATGCAGTCGGCCTTCATCGACATCGGTCTGGAGCGCGCGGCCTTCCTGCACGTGGCCGACGTGTGGCACCGGCAGGAGGGCGGCGAGGCGCCCATGTTCGCGCGCAAGGGCGAACCTCCGGTGCCGATCGAGAAGCAGGTGTTCGAAGGGCAGGCGCTCATGGTGCAGGTCATCAAGGACCCGATCGGCACCAAGGGCGCGCGGCTGTCCACCCAGGTCAGCATCGCCGGGCGTCTGCTGGTCTTCCTGCCGCAGGACGACCACGTGGGCGTATCGCAGAAGATACCGGCTGCCGAGCGCGACGCGCTGCGCGCCCGCCTGCAGGCCCTGGTGGGCGACAAGGCCACGGGCGGGGGCGGCGGCTTCATCCTGCGCACCAACGGCGAGGATTCGTCCGATGCGGAACTGGCCGAAGACATCGCCTACCTGCGCAAGACCTGGGCGCGCATCAAGGAGGCCGCGATGCGCCAGCCGCCTGCCTCGCTGCTGCACCAGGACCTGAACCTGCTGCAGCGCGTGCTGCGCGACCTCGTGGGCGAGGAAACCGCCAGCATCCGCATCGACTCGCGCGAGCAGTTCGCCCTGCTGCAGGCCTTCGGCCGCGAGTTCACCCCGGCCGCCGTGCCCAAGCTGCAGCTGTACAAGGGCGAGCGGCCCATCTTCGACCTCTACGGCATCGACGAGGAGATCGCCCGCGCCCTGGGCCGGCGCGTGGACCTGAAATCCGGCGGCTACCTCATCGTGGACCAGACCGAGGCGCTCACCACCATCGACGTGAACACCGGCGGCTACGTCGGCGCGCGCAACTTCGACGACACCATCTTCAAGACCAACCTGGAAGCCGCCCAGGCCATCGCCCGCCAGCTGCGGCTGCGCAACCTGGGCGGCATCATCATCGCGGACTTCATCGACATGGCGCGTGAAGACCACCAGCACGCCGTGCTCGCCGAATTCCGCAAGCAGCTCGCCCGCGACCGCGTCAAGACCATGACCGGCGGCTTCTCCCAGCTCGGCCTCGTCGAGATGACGCGCAAGCGCACCCGTGAATCCCTGGCCCACATGCTCTGCGAGCCCTGCGCGCACTGCCAGGGCTCGGGGCAAGTGAAAACCGCCCGCAGCGTCTGCTACGACATCCTGCGCGAGATCCTGCGCGAGGCCCGCCAGTTCAACCCGCGCGAGTTCCGGGTGGTCGCCTCCGCCAAGGTGGTGGAGCTGTTCCTGGACGAGGAGAGCCAGCACCTGGCGGGGCTGTCGGATTTCATCGGCAAGCCGATATCGCTGCAGGCGGAGAGTGGGTTGGGGCAGGAGCAGTACGACATCGTGTTGTTGTGAGGGTCAGGGCTTGGCGTCGGGGCAGCTTGGTATCTGCGCCTCTTTCGTGCATTCCGGCGGGATGCTTTCGAAGAGTACATCGCGACCTACGCGTACGCGGTTCATGTCAACCGACGGGTCCAAATACCAGTGGATCTCGCCGTTCAGCCAAAGGTCAACCACTTCACTCTCGCCCAGCAAGGTCTTGGGCTCGATGCGATAGAGCCGGACCACATAAGGCATTTTGAAGCGCGGATGGGTGATGCGCTGCAGGAAAGAGGCTTTGTGGAACTCCAGGCGGTACACCCGGTGCGGGCTGTTTTCGGCATCTGCGAAGGTGGGCGTTGCCAGAGCCCATCCCGCCAGGAACAACGCGTTCAGGCCGAGGAACCAGAGGATGCAGGGCACGTTCTTGAGGTGGGAAAACTTCATTACCGCTCCGTGCGATGTGGTGCCAACGGGAGCGATCGTCAGGGCTTGGTGTTGGGGCAGCCCGGTATCTGTGCTGCATCCGTGCATTCCGACGGGATGTTTTTGAAGATGACATCTCTGCCCACATAGACCTTGTTGGCTTGTACGGGCGGATCGAGTTGCCAATCGATATCGCCGTTCAACCAGAGATCCACCACTTCACTCTGACCTA comes from the Paracidovorax avenae ATCC 19860 genome and includes:
- a CDS encoding YebC/PmpR family DNA-binding transcriptional regulator, giving the protein MAGHSKWANIQHRKGRQDEKRGKIWTRIIREITVAARAGGGDVSANPRLRLAIDKAKAANMPADRIKYNIDKATGNAEGLTYEEIRYEGYGIGGAAIIVDTMTDNRVRTVAEVRHAFSKYGGNMGTEGSVAFQFKHVGQLIFAPGTSEDKVMEVALEAGAEDVVTDEDGAIEVLTAPGDFEAVKNALEAAGLTPDAADVTMRPDVTIDLAGEDAERMQKLLDVIEDLDDVQEVYHNAAL
- the purD gene encoding phosphoribosylamine--glycine ligase — encoded protein: MKVLVIGGGGREHAMAWKLSQSPKVTKVYVAPGNGGTALNSKLENIPVTDVRALRAWAQEQKIQLTVVGPEAPLAAGVVDEFRAHGLRIFGPTKAAAQLESSKAFSKAFMRRHGIPTADYDTFTDPALAHAFIDRLGAPIVVKADGLAAGKGVVVAMTAQEAHDAVDFMLVDNKYGVSHNEGGARVVIEQFLEGEEASFIVLCDGKNVAALATSQDHKRLKDGDQGPNTGGMGAYSPAPVVTADVHARAMREIILPTIRGMEKDGIPYTGFLYAGLMIDAKGHPKTLEFNCRMGDPETQPILMRLKSDLVDVLGAGVDGKLDQVELQWDRRPALGVVMAAHGYPESPRKGDAITGLPADADDAMVFHAGTELQDGVVRTTGGRVLCVTALADSVKLAQQRVYDVARGIHFDGAQYRRDIGHRAVKS
- the hemF gene encoding oxygen-dependent coproporphyrinogen oxidase; the protein is MATASGPGRVPGASAPPPDAAERVRAYLVDLQSRITNAIESVEGQGGARFLSDAWSKAPGEPLQGDGITRILEGGRVFERAGCGFSHVRGAALPPSATQHRPELAGAPFEAMGVSLVFHPINPYVPTVHMNVRMIAAARDGQPPVCWFGGGMDLTPYYGFEEDAVHFHRSCRDAVYPFGEGLYLRFKRWCDEYFYLKHRDEQRGIGGIFFDDFSELGFDRSLAMMQSVGDAFLGAYLPIVQRRQGIYFGDRERSFQCYRRGRYVEFNLVWDRGTHFGLQSGGRTESILLSMPPLAGWAYQRQDAPGTPEAELTRRFLVRRDWL
- the rsfS gene encoding ribosome silencing factor, producing the protein MTTSTRSESAAKKDVTKLQRAIVDGLEDVKAQDIQVFNTEKLSPLFERVIVASGTSNRQTKALAASVRDAVREAGFPKPRTEGEDNGEWIIVDCGAAVAHIMQPAIRQYYRLEEIWGETPVRLKLGAAKPVKAAESSDAAPAKKKAAPRKKATEAEAEVPARKPGRSKAAAAAPAPAPARKAAGKAAPVKAAAAKNPAKAPAKAPAKTTARTAAGKSPAAKSAAPKVKTVVVKPVARKPAAKSAAAKKAPSARPAAPRAAAARKAPARKKAG
- the rlmH gene encoding 23S rRNA (pseudouridine(1915)-N(3))-methyltransferase RlmH encodes the protein MKLLIVAVGQRVPDWAQTAYDDYAKRFPPELKVELKAVKTEPRGSKTLETLYAAERERIEAAIPRGTRIVALDERGTSLTTKALAARLKDWQLGGDDVALVIGGPDGLDPAFRQAAHERIRLSDLTLPHAMVRVLLIEQLYRAWSVNAGHPYHRE
- a CDS encoding GNAT family N-acetyltransferase gives rise to the protein MSDGLPSFHTERLRLRPVVLEDAPALLAMSDARAPGTWIGYAPLADLEAAEVFAAWMVMVGRKPVPDICWAIERRDVPGLIGLCQLKGWDPVERTAQVGYEIARTHQRHGFMREALEALLRGCFQGFGLRHLDAHVHADNAASLALLRHASFVLQGDLPGGETCGGQTHAMQVWRRCAEATPGGRDGPRSRTMRGRAARSAAPAPSRAAA
- a CDS encoding Maf family protein encodes the protein MPCTAARSGSGIRYPAAVNPNPSSPSPDTSATQATAPSFVYLASQSPRRRQLLDQIGVRHVLLLPNADGDAVVEDAEAIEAPRPGEAPARYVQRVTGLKLDAAVARHARRGLEPAPILCSDTTVALGRDILGKPDDEAHARQMLARLSGSTHRVLTAVAVQVPGGARHAALSVSQVRFAPMTTEQIAAYAASGDPLGKAGAYGIQGPAARYVERIAGSYTGIMGLPLFETAQLLRQAGLPG
- the rng gene encoding ribonuclease G, with the translated sequence MQQDILINWSPQETRVAVVEHGAVQELHVERTLEQGLVGNVYLGKVSRVLPGMQSAFIDIGLERAAFLHVADVWHRQEGGEAPMFARKGEPPVPIEKQVFEGQALMVQVIKDPIGTKGARLSTQVSIAGRLLVFLPQDDHVGVSQKIPAAERDALRARLQALVGDKATGGGGGFILRTNGEDSSDAELAEDIAYLRKTWARIKEAAMRQPPASLLHQDLNLLQRVLRDLVGEETASIRIDSREQFALLQAFGREFTPAAVPKLQLYKGERPIFDLYGIDEEIARALGRRVDLKSGGYLIVDQTEALTTIDVNTGGYVGARNFDDTIFKTNLEAAQAIARQLRLRNLGGIIIADFIDMAREDHQHAVLAEFRKQLARDRVKTMTGGFSQLGLVEMTRKRTRESLAHMLCEPCAHCQGSGQVKTARSVCYDILREILREARQFNPREFRVVASAKVVELFLDEESQHLAGLSDFIGKPISLQAESGLGQEQYDIVLL